The Chitinophagales bacterium genomic interval CCTTTTTCCAGTGCTGCAAAATCCATCAATTGCATGGCATCTTCATAACACTCCAGGTCAATAAGGTAACCTACGAGTTTTTCATAATCGCTCTTGCGTTTGTAACGCTGATTGAGCGCCATCACTGACTGGCAGGCAAAGATGAATGGATCAATCTCGCCCAGGTTATAAAATCCCTGCGCCATACCCATCAGGTAATTGATATTGTCCGGCATCAGGCGCAATGCCTTTTTATAAAAGTGTACTGCATTAGTCCATGCTTTTTCTTTTCGGAATGTTTCACCGATACGGAAAAAAGCATCGCAGTATTTCGGATCCACGGAAATGGCTTTGCGGTAATAGCTGCGTGATTTGCCGTACTCTCTCAGCTTTTCATAGCAGATACCGATGGAATAATAAAGTTCTTCATAAGGCTTGGAGAATTCAATGGCCTTCTGAAACTGCTCAATCGCCTTAGTATATTGTTTCAGCTTATAGTAAGCTTCTCCGCAATCGCGGTAAGCGAGGTCGCAGGATTCGTTGATGACGGTCACGAATTCATACGCTTCTATTGCTTTTTCAAACAGCCCTGTATCAAAATATGCATGTCCCAGGTTGTGCCATGCAAGGTAACTGTAAGGATTGTTGTCGATAATCGTGTTATGCAGTGTGATGCTTTCTTCATGCCTGCCCGCCAGTTCCACACAATACCACATCCTGCTCAGGGCTTCTTCATTCTCCTGGTTGATTTCCAGCACTTTTTTCAGGCAATCAAAAACTGCATCGTACCGGTCCCAGTCTTCATAAGCATCTGCCATTTCGAGATACAGCTCTTCACGGTCTGCCGCATCACAGATACGGATGGCAGCTTCCAGCATATCCACGGCATGCTGATGCTGATTACGTTCGAGGTAGATATCGGAACGAAGGATATACAAACCGATGTCAGACGGATCCATCGCTTCTGCCTGGTCAATCAGTTCGAGCGCTTGCTTGTACTTTTTGAAATAGATAAGAAGGCTTGCCTTTTTCGTGAAAAACCATGGCGAATAAGGATGTTGTGCAATGGCAACATCCATTACATGAATGGCTTTCTTCCATTGCTCCTTCTGTTCATAGAAATTAACTATTTGCTCAAACGTACTTACATCAAAAAAACAGGCGTCCTGGTTGCGAACCATTTCTTCGAACCGGTCGACGGATGTCCGTATATCAACGGGCAATGACTCATCAGATTCTCTATCTTCCATCATCACTGATTTAACGGCCCGTACCGGGCATGAGGCTAATTTACAAAAAACAAAACACGACCCTCTTCATCTTTTCCACAGCGGCAAAGTTGAAACAAATTTCATTAACGGTCTTTACAGAAAAGATTTTAGTAAGAATTGCTTTCATAATGATTCAGCATAACCGATGTTTGTGTGCAGTCCGCAAAAAGGAATGTATACTGACTATGACCTGCAGCCGGATTAAAATATTTTTCTTGCCTGTGCTTTTATGCAGTTGCCTTTTCGGTTTTGCAGCGACTGCTGATTCTGCCTGGCAACAGCAGGTGAATTACCGGATTGATGTGACACTCGATGACAGCCAGCATAATTTAACAGGCAACATCACTATTGAATATATCAATCATTCACCTGATACCCTCCACTTTATCTGGTTTCATCTTTGGCCAAACGCCTATAAAAACAATAACACCGCTTTCGCAAAGCAGGAATTGGAAAATGGCAGCACTGAGTTTTACTATGCGCCGCCTTCTGACCGTGGTTATATTGATCAACTCGATTTCAGGATTGACGGTCACACCGCAGCAACAACCGCTGACCCTCTTCACGAAGACATTACTAAGCTTCTATTGCCTGCACCGTTGTTGCCGGACAGCAGCATCACCATTACCACACCTTTTCATATAAAAATTCCGAAAACTTTTTCACGCTTTGGCCATGTCGGCCAGTCATACCAGGTAACACAATGGTATCCGAAACCGGCAGTGTATGACCGTTACGGATGGCATCAGATGCCCTACCTTGACCAGGGTGAGTTTTATTCGGAATTCGGTTCCTTCCGGGTTTCCATCACACTGCCTGAAAATTATGTGGTGGGCGCAACGGGCACATTACTCAATGATGCGGAAAACAAATGGCTTGATTCATTGGCAGCAGCAAACAGGATCCAATTTGAGGACGGGAAGCAAGGCATTGCCGAACAGCCCGCTTCACCTTTTGCCGGCGATAAGCCACAAAACAACTTTCCGGCTTCTTCACCTGCAACAAAGACGCTGCTTTACATAGCAGATCATGTGCACGACTTCGCCTGGTTTGCCGATAAACGATACCATGTGATGAAAAGCAAGGTAATGCTGCCCGGAAAAAATACACCCGTCACCACATGGGCGTTATTTCTTGATCAGCATGCAGCACAGTGGAAGCATGCCATTCATTTTGTTGATTCATCGGTACTCTATTATTCGAAGTGGATAGGTGACTATCCTTACCCGCAGGCCACGGCAGTAGAAGGCGCACTACAGGCCGGCGACGGAATGGAATATCCCATGATTACGGTAGTGAGCGGCGGCTTCGGCACCAAAAAATCACTGGAGACCGTGATTGCCCATGAAGTAGGCCATAATTGGTTGTATGGCATTCTTGCTTTCAATGAACGCGAACATCCGTGGATGGACGAAGGCATCAATTCCTACTATGAAAACAGGTATGTGGAAACAAGGTATCCCCAACAGGGCCTTGTTCCCAACCTGCTCGCACAACCATTCGATCTCACATCCTACCGGCGCGGCTATCAGAACTACCTGTTGTATGTTTTCCAGGCTTACCGCCATGAAGATCAGCCCATGGATATTAATGCAGCGGATTTCACGACGCTCAACTACGCAGGCATCGTGTATGCCAAAACCGCGGTGGCGTTTCAATACCTGGCTGCTTATTTAGGAATAGAAAATTATGATGCGCTCATGCATCAGTTTTATGAAACATGGGCCTTCCGGCATCCCTACCCGGAAGACCTGCAGCATTTTTTTGAATGCAACACTCATAAAGAACTGGATTGGTTTTTCAATCAGTCAATAAAAACGGCTGCATACCTCGACTACAAACTGGTATATATCGGCGACACCACCCAAATCGGCAGCAGCATCTACCGCAAGCTGACGGTCAGGAATAAAGCAGCTGTCAAAGGGCCTTATTCGATTACAGCTTTAAAAAATAACCTGCCGGCTGTTGCAATGTGGTATGGCGGTTTTAACGGCAAGATGGAAGTGCTTTTTCCCGATGGAGATTATGATGCCTTCCGTATTGATCAGAACGCAGATATGCCGGAAGTGAACAGGAAGAATAACACAGTGCGCACATCCGGCTTGTTACCGAATGCAGAAAAACTGAGGTTGCAATGGTTGGGCAGTTTAGACAATCCGCAACGTACGCAGCTTTTTTTTACTCCTACTATCGGCTGGAACAATTACGACAAAGCATGGCTTGGCCTTGCATTGTATAATACCTTCCTGCCTGATAAGCCTTTGAGTTTTGTCGTGATGCCTGCTTATGCCACCGGCAGTAATCAACTGACCGGACTCGGTGAAGTGAACCTGCAACTCTTTCCCGCATCATCTTTATTTCATCGCATCGATATCACTTCGTCTGCCAAATCTTTTCACTATGCCGGTGATTCATTTTACGGCGCGGAAGGTAACCGGGAATACCGGTTTATGAAATTCATGCAACAACTGCAGCTGGGCATACGCAAGAAGACGGCGCGCAGCCTCATAAACCAGGCGATAACTTTCAGAAACATTTACCTGTTAACAGAAATGCCGGAATATTTTACTGCTACCGATAAATACAATCATCAGTTGTTTAATCAGCTCACTTATGTTTTGCAGCATAAAAGGGCAATACAACCCTTTGCACTTTCCATTTCCCTGGAAGAAGGAACCAATGAAGGCCATTCCTTTTACCTGAAGTCATCATTTACGGGCGACTACACCTTCACCTATCCCCGCAAGAAAACCGGTTTCCAACTCCGGTTCTTTGCAGGCGTGATGATCGCATCACCGGAGGAACTCGTAGCGGCGGATTTTCATCTTGGTCCCACCACTGGTACAAAAGATTATCTCTTTGATGAAGTTTATTTGGGCAGAACAGAAACCTCCGGATTTTTATCGCAACAGGTGGCGATTACAGAAGGCGGATTCAAGATGCGTACCGATGGAGTGCAACCTGAATTGGGAAGGTCCGATACATGGATTACGGCGCTCAACGTTAAACTCCCTCTGCCTTTCTTCACACCGCTCTTCGCATTTGGTGATGCCGGCATCGCGCCTGATAACATCAACTTTAAATCATTTCAGTTTGATGCGGGCATTGGTCTGACCCTGGTTCCCGGCATCGTGGAAGTATATTGCCCATTGCTGTTTTCCAACGACATAAAAATGAATCTGAACAGCACTGAATTTTATGATGCATGGTACGAACGCATTTCATTTACGTTCAACATCAACCGGCTGCATCCTTTCAAAATCATGCGTAGCATTTCGCTATGAGCTATTCTGGCTGCGGACTATCCGATTATTTTTTCCGCCAGGGAAGAAAAACAAAAAACAGATACACCAGCGCGCAAAAGGTAGTGAAGTAAATATTCGACCATGGCACTCTGCCGCCATCGTATCCGCCCAGTTTCACCACAATAATAAAAATGAGGTAAGCAATGATCAAATAGCCCACAATCCTGGCCAGAAGCGATTCATGAAATGGTTTGATATCCTTCATTTACGGCTAAAATAATGTCTTTGGAATACTCATTCACCGGAAGGCATGGTTGGGACTCAATTTCGACTTTTTCTACAATTGGTCTCTCCGCCAACGGTGTTAAACCTCCCATTTGTCATCACTGCAATTCAAATTAATGATTCAGATAATCATACAAATATTGATTTTGACTCCTATGCACGTGTCTTCAGAAACGTGTATGTTTTTTTATCAAAACGTGACGAGAACCTGATCAGCGGATGCTCTCAGTCTCCCGGAATTCTACCATACTACTCCTGCCTATTCTTAATTTTCGCGCGTATTACATAATTGCGGGCGAAGATGTTCTATTTTTACACCCGAAAAGTATTCCATAATCCTTGTCCATCATGTCAACAAAAGTATCTACCGGTTTTCTCAAAAAACTAAAACTGAAATCCATTTCATCCGGCGCTTCCACAGGAACAGACTGGCTGAAAACAACAGGCGAAACACTTGAATCCTATTCACCGGCTGACGGAAAGCTGATCGGCAAAATACGGCTTGCTTCCCGTACTGATTATGAAGTGGTGGTGGCCACGGCGGAAAAGGCATTTCGTGAATGGCGCACGATTCCCGCCCCCAAACGCGGAGAGGTGGTGCGGCAGATCGGAGATGAACTTCGCAAAAACAAAGAAGCACTTGGTGCATTGGTTTCCTATGAGATGGGCAAAAGCCTTCAGGAAGGGTTGGGCGAAGTGCAGGAGATGATTGACATCTGCGACTTCGCCGTCGGACTATCCCGCCAATTGTATGGATTAACCATGCACAGTGAACGACCGAATCACCGCATGTATGAACAGTGGCATCCATTGGGCATCATCGGTGTCATCTCGGCATTCAACTTTCCGGTAGCCGTGTGGTCGTGGAATGCCATGATCGCACTGGTTTGCGGCGATGTGGTAGTTTGGAAACCTTCTTCAAAAGTCATGTTATGTGCTGTGGCTACACAGCAGATTATTGCATCGGTGCTAAAAAGGAACCAGGTGCCCGAAGGTGTGCTGTGCCTTGTAGCCGGAAGTTCATCCGAAGTGGGTGATGTGATGCTGGAGGATAAACGCGTTCCACTGATTTCCGCCACGGGTTCCACGCGCGTCGGCATCCGCGTGGCGCAAAAAGTGGGCGAACGCCTCGGCCGTTCCATTCTTGAACTGGGCGGCAACAATGCCATCATCATATCCCAGCATGCCAATCTCGATCTGGCCATCCGTGCTGTGGCCTTTGGCGCCGTGGGCACGGCAGGGCAACGTTGCACAACCACCAGAAGGCTGATTATTCATGAAAAAGTGTATGATGAGGTGAAGAAGCGGCTCTTGAAAGTATACAGTCAGCTTACAATTGGCAATCCGCTTGATCCGGACAATCATGTGGGGCCGCTGATTGATAAAAAAGCTGTGGATGATTTTTTAAATGCCATTGAAAAGGTAAAAGCACAGGGCGGGAAAATCCTGATTGGCGGCAATGTGAAACAAGGCAAAGGTTTCAGCACCGGCTGTTATGTGGAACCCTGCATTGCTGAAGTGAAGGAAAATCTTGCCATCGTCAAGCATGAAACCTTCGCCCCTTTGCTGTATATCATGAAGTACAAGACCATGGAAGAGGCCATCCACCTGCACAATGATGTACCGCAGGGATTGTCATCCGCCATCTTTACGGAAAACATGATGGAGATGGAACACTTCCTCTCCATTGCCGGAAGCGACTGCGGCATTGCAAATGTAAATATCGGTACCAGCGGGGCGGAAATTGGTGGTGCCTTCGGCGGTGAAAAAGAAACCGGTGGCGGCCGTGAATCAGGCAGCGACAGCTGGAAGGCCTATATG includes:
- a CDS encoding tetratricopeptide repeat protein, producing MEDRESDESLPVDIRTSVDRFEEMVRNQDACFFDVSTFEQIVNFYEQKEQWKKAIHVMDVAIAQHPYSPWFFTKKASLLIYFKKYKQALELIDQAEAMDPSDIGLYILRSDIYLERNQHQHAVDMLEAAIRICDAADREELYLEMADAYEDWDRYDAVFDCLKKVLEINQENEEALSRMWYCVELAGRHEESITLHNTIIDNNPYSYLAWHNLGHAYFDTGLFEKAIEAYEFVTVINESCDLAYRDCGEAYYKLKQYTKAIEQFQKAIEFSKPYEELYYSIGICYEKLREYGKSRSYYRKAISVDPKYCDAFFRIGETFRKEKAWTNAVHFYKKALRLMPDNINYLMGMAQGFYNLGEIDPFIFACQSVMALNQRYKRKSDYEKLVGYLIDLECYEDAMQLMDFAALEKGPVASYAFLRSVCLLRVGERREALAWLEEGLSAHYSKHKLLYKFAPDLREDAVVSSIVEQYK
- a CDS encoding aldehyde dehydrogenase family protein → MSTKVSTGFLKKLKLKSISSGASTGTDWLKTTGETLESYSPADGKLIGKIRLASRTDYEVVVATAEKAFREWRTIPAPKRGEVVRQIGDELRKNKEALGALVSYEMGKSLQEGLGEVQEMIDICDFAVGLSRQLYGLTMHSERPNHRMYEQWHPLGIIGVISAFNFPVAVWSWNAMIALVCGDVVVWKPSSKVMLCAVATQQIIASVLKRNQVPEGVLCLVAGSSSEVGDVMLEDKRVPLISATGSTRVGIRVAQKVGERLGRSILELGGNNAIIISQHANLDLAIRAVAFGAVGTAGQRCTTTRRLIIHEKVYDEVKKRLLKVYSQLTIGNPLDPDNHVGPLIDKKAVDDFLNAIEKVKAQGGKILIGGNVKQGKGFSTGCYVEPCIAEVKENLAIVKHETFAPLLYIMKYKTMEEAIHLHNDVPQGLSSAIFTENMMEMEHFLSIAGSDCGIANVNIGTSGAEIGGAFGGEKETGGGRESGSDSWKAYMRRQTNTINYGKSLPLAQGIKFDV
- a CDS encoding M1 family metallopeptidase; translation: MPVLLCSCLFGFAATADSAWQQQVNYRIDVTLDDSQHNLTGNITIEYINHSPDTLHFIWFHLWPNAYKNNNTAFAKQELENGSTEFYYAPPSDRGYIDQLDFRIDGHTAATTADPLHEDITKLLLPAPLLPDSSITITTPFHIKIPKTFSRFGHVGQSYQVTQWYPKPAVYDRYGWHQMPYLDQGEFYSEFGSFRVSITLPENYVVGATGTLLNDAENKWLDSLAAANRIQFEDGKQGIAEQPASPFAGDKPQNNFPASSPATKTLLYIADHVHDFAWFADKRYHVMKSKVMLPGKNTPVTTWALFLDQHAAQWKHAIHFVDSSVLYYSKWIGDYPYPQATAVEGALQAGDGMEYPMITVVSGGFGTKKSLETVIAHEVGHNWLYGILAFNEREHPWMDEGINSYYENRYVETRYPQQGLVPNLLAQPFDLTSYRRGYQNYLLYVFQAYRHEDQPMDINAADFTTLNYAGIVYAKTAVAFQYLAAYLGIENYDALMHQFYETWAFRHPYPEDLQHFFECNTHKELDWFFNQSIKTAAYLDYKLVYIGDTTQIGSSIYRKLTVRNKAAVKGPYSITALKNNLPAVAMWYGGFNGKMEVLFPDGDYDAFRIDQNADMPEVNRKNNTVRTSGLLPNAEKLRLQWLGSLDNPQRTQLFFTPTIGWNNYDKAWLGLALYNTFLPDKPLSFVVMPAYATGSNQLTGLGEVNLQLFPASSLFHRIDITSSAKSFHYAGDSFYGAEGNREYRFMKFMQQLQLGIRKKTARSLINQAITFRNIYLLTEMPEYFTATDKYNHQLFNQLTYVLQHKRAIQPFALSISLEEGTNEGHSFYLKSSFTGDYTFTYPRKKTGFQLRFFAGVMIASPEELVAADFHLGPTTGTKDYLFDEVYLGRTETSGFLSQQVAITEGGFKMRTDGVQPELGRSDTWITALNVKLPLPFFTPLFAFGDAGIAPDNINFKSFQFDAGIGLTLVPGIVEVYCPLLFSNDIKMNLNSTEFYDAWYERISFTFNINRLHPFKIMRSISL